The DNA window TTTTGAACTTCTATCAAATAGTTTTACTTTTAATATATCTTCAAATTTCTTTACTTGAATAGAAACAGCTGACTGGTTTATAAAAAGTTTTTCAGCAGCTTTTGTAAAACTTTTAGCCTTTGCAACTTCATAAAATATTTCTAAATAGTGCAGATCCAAAATAATCACTCCTAAACTCATAGTTAGATTTTCTTTTATTCTATCATACTTTTTTTATAATTTCTATAAATTTTTAATATTAATAAAATATATACTTTATTTTTTAGTTCTCATATATATTCTTAAAACAATAGGAAGAACTAAGTATTCTATAATCATAGATACTATAGCTTTCATATTCATTGTTGTTGTACCATCATCTAATTTTGTTGAAAATTGTTGAGCTCAGTTAAATTTTATTAATAATAAAACTATAAGGAATAGCCCTATTATTGGAATTATAACATCTGTGTTAAGATTTTTATTAGCATTTAAAGTTTCTTCCTTGCTCTTCCCATAGAAAAACACAATTACAGCTTTTATTAAACTATACATTATCTTTACCATTTTCCCTGATATTACTATTAGCGCTTGTTTCTTTTTTAATGGATTTTCCTTTCTTGTTATTAAATATTTGTATAGTAATTTTATCTCCTGATTTTTACATACAACTATTAATGATATTTTGTATAATTATTTAATCTAATCCTAGTACCTTCTAAACCTACTTTTACTCCTATACTCACATCTACTGCTCTAATTAATTCTTCTGCTTTCTTTTTACCAACACTTTTCTTTACAGCTTCTCTAATAATTAAAATTATTTCTTTTAGTGTAAGTCCTAAAATATCTATTGGAAATGAAATTCTTTTCAAAATATGAAATGCAACTTTTCCTTTAATAAAACTTTTAAATACTATTTCAAATTCTGGAAAATACTCATCTACAAAAGCATGTATTCTATTTTTACAAATATTTAATAAATAAGAAGCTTCTATACCTCTAAAGTTAATAAATTGAGCCTGTAGTTAGTAACCTCCCTTTGAAATATTTGAGTTTATACAGTAATAGACTATCATATATTTTAACTAGAGGTTATTTTAATGTCCAGTTTCATTTTATACAGGAATTCTTAATAACTTTTAATTTTTACATTTGATTTAAAACAGGAATTCCTAAAAGTTTTAAACCTTCTTTTAAAACTTCACCTGTTTTCTTAATAAGCAATGACCTTGATTTTAAAGTTTCCATATCTTGATTTAGTATAGGGCAATTATTATAGAAACTATTTAATTTTTTAGACAATTCATATAAATAGTCTGCAATTAAATTAGGCTTAAATGTTTCAGCAGCTTTTAATGCTGATATTGGGAAAGCTAATAAATAAGTTGCCAAAGATTTTTCAATTTTATTTTCTGTTTTAATTTCTATATTTTCATTTAAATTAATATTTTGTTCAACTACTTTTCTAAGAATAGATTGTATTCTAGCATAAGTATATAACAAGTATGGAGCTGTATTTCCTTCAAAGCTTAACATCTTATCCCATTCAAATACTATATCACTTTGTTTATTTTGAGATAAGTCTGCATATTTAACTGAGCTAACTCCTACAACTTCTGCTATATTTTGTTTTTCTTCTTCAGATAGATTAGGGTTCTTTTCATTTACAACATCATAAGCACGGCTATGAGCTTCATCTAATAACTCTTCAAGTTTGATAACATTTCCTTTACGAGTTGATAGAATACCATCTGCAAATCTTATGATACCAAACCAAATATGGTATTTTTCAATGTCCCAACCAAGCATATCTGTTATTTTAAAGACTTGTTTAAAGTGGTCTTGTTGTCTAGCATCTGTAAGATAAACCATTTTATTTACATCATAAGTATTTTTTCTAAATTTTACAGTTGCTATATCTGATGTAGAATATAGATAAGCTCCATCTTTCTTTTGGACTATACAAGGGAATAAGTTATCTTTTTCATCAAAAAATACCACCTTTGCCCCTTCATCATCAACTGCAATTTTTTTATCAACTAACTCTTTTACTACATCTGCCATCATATCATTATAGAAAGATTCACCATAATATGTATCAAAATGTATATCAAGTCTTTTATATAATTTATTATATTCTTTTAAAGATTCTGCAATAAATTCTTTCCAAAGTTTTGTATTTTCTTCTTCACCATCTTGAACTTTTTTTAGTTCAGCCCTTGCTAAATCTTCAAGAGAAGGATCTTTTTCTGCTTCATCAGAAAATTTTACATAAACTCTTTCAAGTTCTTCAATTACATTTTTTTCATAAGCTTCTTTATTAAGCCAGTTTCTATATCCAACAATTAATTTTCCAAATTGTGTTCCCCAATCTCCAATATGATTATCAGCAACTACATCATAACCTAAAAATTTATATATTCTACATACAGATTCTCCTATAATTGTTGATCTTAAATGTCCTATATGCATTCTTTTAGCAATATTTGGAGATGAGAAATCTATTATAACCTTTCCTTTTCTATTTAAAAATGAAAAATCATAGTCTTCACCTATTTTTTTAATAGAATTAGAAATATATTTATCTGATAAAAATATATTTATGAAACCTGGACCTGCAATTTCTAATTTTTCAATTACATCTCCATAAGGAAAATTATTCTTAATTTCTTCTGCGATTTTCCTTGGATTATCTCCAATTATTTTTGAATTTATCATGGCAAAATTACATTGATAATCACCAAAGTTTTCATTTGTAGCCACTGTAATTTCAACTGGTTTTAATTCCTTATTTGGAAATAAATTTTCAATATGTTTTTGAAAAATGTCTGTTAATTCTTTACTGGTAATTTTCATAAATATTCTCCCTTTATTTTTAAATAAAAAAACCGACCTATCGCCTCATTATGGTTTTAGTCGTCAAACACAACAAGTGGTAGTCAGTTACCTAAAATATACAGTATCCGTAATAACTATTGATATTCGTGATTTTTCTGATTTATTAAAGACAGCGCCAACCCCATGACGACATTAGACCCAAAACCTCCTGAAAGTAGCGGTAAGGTCAGAAATTCTTTAAAATATTATAACATATTTAAAATAAATTTCAAGGTTTTATAAATTATTTTTATAGATAAGTATGGAAATAATATTATTTGTTCAAATAATTTAGTAAATTATCTATTTCTTTTTTTCCTGTATTTAATCCAATATCATAAACATTTTGAATTTTCTCTTCATTTTTTTCAAGTCTACCAATTTTTAAAACTTCTGGTGGTCTTATAACAAATATTTTATTTTCATTTTCTAAATCTTTTATTTTTTTCAAAACTACTTCATAATCTTTTCCCATATTGATAAGTCTTTCAACTAAATTTGGATATTTTCTATATACTAGTTTATAAAGAAAATTTAACTTATCCTCTTTATGGATATTCTCAGGTCTTGTCAATACAACAATAATTTTATCATAACCTAAATTTCTACAATAATCTATTGGTATACTATCTGAAATGCCACCATCTAAATATTTTTTACCATTTATTTCAATAATTTTTGAAGCAAAAGGTAAGGCTGATGTGGCTCTTAAATATTCCATTTGTTCAAAAACATCTTTAATTAAGACATATTCAGCTTGACCATTTTCTACATTTGTCATTACAACATAAAAATCTATTTTTGATTGTTTAAATTTCTCTTGATCAAAAACATCTAATTTAAAAGGAATCTCATAAAATGCAAATTCTTTATTAACTGCATTTCCAGTTGTTATCCAACTGTGAAGTCCCATATATCTTTTATCTCTAGCATATTTTTTATTATATCTTATTGCTCTTTCTTTTTGTCTAGACACATAATTAGCTCCAAATAGTGCCCCTGCAGATACACCTATAATTCCATCAACATCTAATTCTTTTACGTCAAGTAAGGCATCAAGAACTCCTGCTGTGAAAAGAGCTCTCATTCCCCCACCTTCTAAAACTAAACCTACTTTCATTTTTCACCTCTTGTATAGTATTATAACCAATTTTTTACATATTGAAAAGCTATAAATTTATTAAAAAGTATGATAAAATTAAATTATGATAAATTAACTAAAGAATTATTTTGGGAGGTAGGTTATGGAAAAAACTAGAATTATATTTTTTGATATGAAAGATTATGATAGAGAATTTTTTGAAAAGTATGGTAAAAATTATAATTTTGAAATGAGTTTCTTTAAAAGTAGATTATCATTAGAAAATGTTCATTTAACAAAAGGTTATGATGTTGTTTGTGCTTTTACAAATGATGATATAGGAAAAGAAACTATTGATGCTATGGCTGAAAATGGAGTAAGACTTTTGGCTATGAGATGTGCTGGATTTAATAATGTATCTTTAAAAGATATTCATAATAGATTTAAGGTAGTTAGAGTTCCTGCATATTCTCCACATGCAATAGCAGAATATACAGTGGGACTTATTTTAGCAGTTAATAGAAAAATTAATAAGGCTTATGTTCGTACAAGAGAGGGAAATTTTTCTATAAATGGTTTAATGGGTGTTGACTTATATGGAAAAACAGCAGGTATTATAGGAACTGGGAAAATAGGGCAAATTTTAATAAAAATATTAAAAGGTTTTGATATGAAAGTTATTGCTTATGATTTATTCCCAAATCAAAAAGTCGCAGAAGAACTTGGTTTTGAATATGTAAGTTTAGATGAACTTTATGCTAACTCAGATATCATTTCTTTAAACTGTCCTCTTACAAAAGACACTCAATATATGATTAATAGAAGATCTATGTTAAAAATGAAAGATGGAGTAATTTTAGTAAATACAGGTAGAGGACAACTTATTGATTCTGCTGATTTAGTTGAAGCATTAAAAGATAAAAAAGTTGGAGCAGTAGCTCTTGATGTATATGAAGAAGAAGAAGATTATTTCTTTGAAGATAAATCTACACAAGTTATTGAAGATGATATTTTAGGAAGACTTTTATCTTTCTACAATGTTCTTATTACATCACATCAAGCATATTTTACAAAAGAAGCAGTTGAAGCAATTACTGTTACTACTTTAAATAATATAAAAGATTTTGTTGAAGGTAAACCACTAGTAAATGAAGTTCCACAAAATTAATAAATAATGGTTGTATAATAAATGATATTGATGGAAGAAATTTCTATTAGCATCATTTTTTAATAAAAAAAGTTGAGACAATAAAATTTTCCTGTTAAAATTAAATTGCTAAAAATAACTCAAAAAGGAAGTGATTTCATTGTCTCTATCTGATTTTATCAAAAATATCTTAAATATTCAAGATGATAATATTTCTTTTCCAGAAGAAGATTTTTGTCAAATTATTCAAAAAGGTAATTATGTAATTAAAGTTTTTAAAGGATTTCTTAAATTTAATTATTGTTCTTGTCCTCATTGTAACTCTAAAAATTTTGTTAAAAATGGTTCTAGAGAACATAATATTAAATTTATTCCTTTTCAAAATTACAATGTTGAACTTAATCTTAGTGTACAGAGATACATCTGCAAAGATTGTAAAAAAACTTTTTCTCCTTCTACTAGTATTGCTAAAGACAATTCTAATATCTCTAATAACTTTAAATACACTATTGCGCAAGAACTTCAAGAAAATATTTCTCTTACTTTTATTGCTAAGAAGTACAATCTTTCTATTTCTTCAGTTCAAAGAATTATGGATGAGTGTTACTCTGATTTTAAGGTTAATAAAGACCATTTACCTGAAACTATATGTATTGATGAGTTTAAGTCAGTTAAAAATATTGATGGTGCTATGTCTTTTGTTTTTACTGATTATCAAACTAAAAATATTATTGATATTATTGAAGATAGAAGATTAAATTCCTTAACAGAATATTTTTCAAGATTTTCACTTGAAGCTAGGAATAATGTAAAATATATCTGTATGGATATGTATTCTCCATATATTAGTTTAGTAAAATCTATTTTTCCTGAGTCTGAGATAGTATTAGATAAGTTTCATATTGTTAATCTAGTTAGTAGAGCTTTTAACCAAACTAGAATATCCATTATGAATTCTCTTAAAGATGATTCATTAAAAAGAAAATTAAAACTATTTTGGAAAACTCCAAAAATATTATCCTGACCTTTGTCAAGAACCATATTATTGTCCAAGCTTTAAATACAAACTTAGTACTAAGCAAAAAGTGGACTATCTTCTAGAAAAGAGTCCTGAATTAGATGTTAATTTTAATATATATCAAGATATTCTTCAAGCAATAAGACATAATAATTTTAAAAGATTTAAAAATATTGTAAAGAAAAATTTAGCTAAAAAAGAGAAAGTATCTAAACAAAATGCTAGTAGCTTTAAAGACTTTAAAAAAATATATGAAATATATTGAAAATATGTTTAAATCAGACATTACAAATGGTTTGATAGAAGGTTTAAACAACAAAATTAAGTCAATAAAGAGAACAGCATTTGGATATTCAAATTTTAGTAATTTTAAAAAGCGCATATTAATTCAAGCAGGAATTATATCAATTAGTACTTAATTTTTTAATTCAATAAAGTGATTTAATTAAACAAAAAAGAGAATCTTTTAAGATTTTATTCTCAAAAAAATTCTCTTAGTTCTGTTAATTGTAAGTCTAAACTTTTTTATCAACACTATTTGACAAACAAACTGTATTATTATATTAAAAATTAACTAAATAATTCTAATTATAGAAGACTATATTTTTTAATAATTTACAGACTTTTTTCTATACTCTCTCTAACTACTTTTTGGTAGCAGTACAAAAATCATCAATTTGTGATAACCACATATTTTTTATTTTTTAGGTGGCAAAATTTCTAACCAGTATCCATCAGGGTCTGTTATAAAATAAATTCCCATCTTTTCATTTACAAAAACAACACAACCCATTTCTGTATGTTTTTTAAATGCTTCATCATAGTTGTCTACTTCAAAAGCTAAATGAAATTCTTCATCACCTAAATCATATTTTTCTGTTCTATCAGCAAGCCAAGTTAATTCTAATTGGAAATGAGTTATACCATCACCTAAATAGACTATCTTATAGCTTCCATCTTCTGCAAATTTTTCTCTTACAACTTTTAGTCCAAGAGCTTCATCATAAAATTTTATACTTTTTTCTAAGTCTAAGACATTAAAATTTTCATGTAAAAAATGAAATTTCATAAAACCTCCTAACTAAGAACTAATTATTCTTAGCATCTATTTTTGCTAAAGAAATTTTTAAATTTTTTTGAAGTTTTTTCTTTTCTTCTTCAGTTGAAACTTTTTCTAATTCTTTTTTTAAATTTTCAACTAGAGTTTGTTCACTTTCAATATTAATTTCTTCTATTGGAAAAATTTCATCAGCAATTATTGTTGCTTGATTATCAGAAATTTCTAAAAATCCACCTGATAAGAAATAGATATCTCTTTTATCTTTATTAGGTGATTCAATTTCCATTTTTCCCATTGAAAGTTCAGCTACAAAAGGAGCATGATTGGGTAAGATCCCTATATCTCCCTCAGAGGTTCTAAGTCTTAAATATCCAGCTTCTTGTTCTAATATTTTTTTAACTTGAGTCACAACACTAACATAAAAACTAGGCATATTCCCTCCTTATTTTGCTAAATCTTTTGCTTTAGCAACTGCTTCTTCTATTGTACCAACATATAGGAATGCTTGTTCAGGAATATCATCATGTTTTCCTTCTAAAATTTCTCTAAATCCTCTTATTGTCTCTTTTACAGGAACATATTTACCTTCCATTCCAGTAAATTGTTCAGCAACAGAAAATGGTTGAGAGAAGAATCTTTCAATTTTTCTAGCTCTTGATACAGTAAGTTTATCTTCATCAGATAATTCATCCATACCTAAGATAGCTATTATATCTTGAAGTTCTTTATATCTTTGTAAAACTTCTTGCACTTTTCTAGCTACTTCATAATGTTCTTTTCCAACTACATCTTCTGATAGAGCCTTAGATGTTGAATCTAATGGGTCAACAGCAGGATATATTCCTAATGATGCAATATTTCTTGAAAGAACTGTTGTTGCATCCAAGTGAGAGAAAGTTGTTGCTGGTGCTGGGTCTGTCAAGTCATCTGCTGGTACATATACAGCTTGTACTGATGTAATTGAACCAGATTTTGTAGATGTTATTCTTTCTTGTAAAGCACCCATTTCAGTTGCTAGGTTTGGTTGATATCCAACAGCTGAGGGTATTCTTCCAAGTAAAGCTGAAACTTCTGAACCTGCTTGTGTAAATCTAAATATATTGTCTATAAATAGAAGAACATCTTGTCCATCTTTATCTCTAAAGTTTTCTGCAACAGTAAGTCCTGTTAATGCAACTCTAAGTCTTGCTCCAGGTGGCTCATTCATTTGTCCATAAACAAGAGCTGTTTTTGTGATAACTCCTGATTCAGTCATTTCACCATATAAATCTCTACCTTCTCTTGTTCTTTCTCCAACTCCAGCAAAAACTGAAATTCCTCCATGTCCTTTTGCAATATTGTTGATAAGTTCCATTATTAAAACTGTTTTTCCTACTCCAGCTCCACCAAATAATCCTATTTTTCCACCTTTAATATAGGGTGCTAATAAGTCTATAACCTTTATTCCTGTTTCAAATATTTCAGTTTCAGTTTCTAAGTCATCAAACTCTGGTGCTTCTCTATGAATAGGTAAAAATGTTTCAGCATTTATAGGACCTTGATTATCAACAGGTTCTCCTAAAACATTTAATATTCTACCAAGAACAGCTTTACCAACTGGTACTGTAATTGGTTTACCTGTATCTATAACTTCCATTCCTCTTTTTAATCCATCAGTTGAATCCATAGCAACAGTTCTTACAACATTGTTACCAAGATGTTGTTCAACTTCTAGAACAAGTTCTTTATCTTCTAATTTTACTTTTAAAGCATTATATATTGCAGGCAACTCATCTTTAAAAGCAACGTCTACAACGGCACTTATAATTTGTGTTATAGTTCCTTTGTTCACCTATTATTGCCTCCTTACCTTTTTTATTTCTGACTTTATAAAAATATAGATAATTCTTGAGTATTGTCTTTTAAGATTATACAAGTAAAAATGAGTGAATTACATTCTAAATTTTAGATAAAAAATCAAATAGAATGAGCTGAGTAAATCTCGACATGTTTGAGCTAACTTGTTAGCGAGTTGGTCGAATTTACAGCGAATTCTTGATTTTTTATCGTTAAGAAATTTAGCTAGTAATGAGCCATTTTTACTTTATACTTTAATTTTATAAAGCAGATGCTCCTCCCACTATTTCAGTTATTTCTTGAGTAATAGCAGATTGTCTATTTCTATTATATTTTATATTCAAAGTTTTTATCATTTCATCAGCATTGTCAGTAGCACTACTCATTGAGTTTTTTCTGGCTGAGTGCTCACTGGCAGTATTATTTAAAATAGCTTGATATATTTGTAAGTTTATAAATCTTGGTAAAAGTGCTGATAAAATATATTCAGTACTTGGTTCAAATATATATTCGCTATTTAATTCAACTTCTGGTCTTGCTATTGGAATTATTCTTTCACAAGTTAAATCATATCTTAAAGCTGATATAAATTTGTTATAAATTACATAAACTTCATCATAGATATGATTATTGTATTTTTCAACTACTTCTTCAGAAATTTCACCAGCAATCTTATTCATTTCATCTGGAGAAATTTTTGAAAATGATTCTGAAAAATTGTAGTTTCTTTTTGAAATAAAATCAATAGCCTTTCTTCCAAATGGAATAATACTAATGTTTTTATTTTTATTTTTTTCAACTAATTTTTCTAGTTCTTTAAGAGTAGAACT is part of the Fusobacterium nucleatum genome and encodes:
- the argS gene encoding arginine--tRNA ligase, which translates into the protein MKITSKELTDIFQKHIENLFPNKELKPVEITVATNENFGDYQCNFAMINSKIIGDNPRKIAEEIKNNFPYGDVIEKLEIAGPGFINIFLSDKYISNSIKKIGEDYDFSFLNRKGKVIIDFSSPNIAKRMHIGHLRSTIIGESVCRIYKFLGYDVVADNHIGDWGTQFGKLIVGYRNWLNKEAYEKNVIEELERVYVKFSDEAEKDPSLEDLARAELKKVQDGEEENTKLWKEFIAESLKEYNKLYKRLDIHFDTYYGESFYNDMMADVVKELVDKKIAVDDEGAKVVFFDEKDNLFPCIVQKKDGAYLYSTSDIATVKFRKNTYDVNKMVYLTDARQQDHFKQVFKITDMLGWDIEKYHIWFGIIRFADGILSTRKGNVIKLEELLDEAHSRAYDVVNEKNPNLSEEEKQNIAEVVGVSSVKYADLSQNKQSDIVFEWDKMLSFEGNTAPYLLYTYARIQSILRKVVEQNINLNENIEIKTENKIEKSLATYLLAFPISALKAAETFKPNLIADYLYELSKKLNSFYNNCPILNQDMETLKSRSLLIKKTGEVLKEGLKLLGIPVLNQM
- a CDS encoding VOC family protein; translation: MKFHFLHENFNVLDLEKSIKFYDEALGLKVVREKFAEDGSYKIVYLGDGITHFQLELTWLADRTEKYDLGDEEFHLAFEVDNYDEAFKKHTEMGCVVFVNEKMGIYFITDPDGYWLEILPPKK
- a CDS encoding patatin family protein, which translates into the protein MKVGLVLEGGGMRALFTAGVLDALLDVKELDVDGIIGVSAGALFGANYVSRQKERAIRYNKKYARDKRYMGLHSWITTGNAVNKEFAFYEIPFKLDVFDQEKFKQSKIDFYVVMTNVENGQAEYVLIKDVFEQMEYLRATSALPFASKIIEINGKKYLDGGISDSIPIDYCRNLGYDKIIVVLTRPENIHKEDKLNFLYKLVYRKYPNLVERLINMGKDYEVVLKKIKDLENENKIFVIRPPEVLKIGRLEKNEEKIQNVYDIGLNTGKKEIDNLLNYLNK
- the atpG gene encoding ATP synthase F1 subunit gamma, whose protein sequence is MPGMKEIKSRIKSVQSTRQITNAMEIVSTTKFKRYSKLVTESRPYEESMRKILGNIASGVKNEGHPLFDGRKEVKSIAIIVITSDRGLCGSFNSSTLKELEKLVEKNKNKNISIIPFGRKAIDFISKRNYNFSESFSKISPDEMNKIAGEISEEVVEKYNNHIYDEVYVIYNKFISALRYDLTCERIIPIARPEVELNSEYIFEPSTEYILSALLPRFINLQIYQAILNNTASEHSARKNSMSSATDNADEMIKTLNIKYNRNRQSAITQEITEIVGGASAL
- the atpD gene encoding F0F1 ATP synthase subunit beta; amino-acid sequence: MNKGTITQIISAVVDVAFKDELPAIYNALKVKLEDKELVLEVEQHLGNNVVRTVAMDSTDGLKRGMEVIDTGKPITVPVGKAVLGRILNVLGEPVDNQGPINAETFLPIHREAPEFDDLETETEIFETGIKVIDLLAPYIKGGKIGLFGGAGVGKTVLIMELINNIAKGHGGISVFAGVGERTREGRDLYGEMTESGVITKTALVYGQMNEPPGARLRVALTGLTVAENFRDKDGQDVLLFIDNIFRFTQAGSEVSALLGRIPSAVGYQPNLATEMGALQERITSTKSGSITSVQAVYVPADDLTDPAPATTFSHLDATTVLSRNIASLGIYPAVDPLDSTSKALSEDVVGKEHYEVARKVQEVLQRYKELQDIIAILGMDELSDEDKLTVSRARKIERFFSQPFSVAEQFTGMEGKYVPVKETIRGFREILEGKHDDIPEQAFLYVGTIEEAVAKAKDLAK
- a CDS encoding 2-hydroxyacid dehydrogenase, with product MEKTRIIFFDMKDYDREFFEKYGKNYNFEMSFFKSRLSLENVHLTKGYDVVCAFTNDDIGKETIDAMAENGVRLLAMRCAGFNNVSLKDIHNRFKVVRVPAYSPHAIAEYTVGLILAVNRKINKAYVRTREGNFSINGLMGVDLYGKTAGIIGTGKIGQILIKILKGFDMKVIAYDLFPNQKVAEELGFEYVSLDELYANSDIISLNCPLTKDTQYMINRRSMLKMKDGVILVNTGRGQLIDSADLVEALKDKKVGAVALDVYEEEEDYFFEDKSTQVIEDDILGRLLSFYNVLITSHQAYFTKEAVEAITVTTLNNIKDFVEGKPLVNEVPQN
- the atpC gene encoding ATP synthase F1 subunit epsilon, encoding MPSFYVSVVTQVKKILEQEAGYLRLRTSEGDIGILPNHAPFVAELSMGKMEIESPNKDKRDIYFLSGGFLEISDNQATIIADEIFPIEEINIESEQTLVENLKKELEKVSTEEEKKKLQKNLKISLAKIDAKNN